The genomic segment TTCTTGATATTCATTCACAGATGGAAGTATCGTGGCCTCACCTGACATTATTCAGAGAGAGATACTTGGTTGTAAGTTGACCTCTCTTTTACAGGTTTCATATTTTTTGATAAAACGAGTATAGATGATGATTTGTCGCTTGAGTACCTTCAGTGCATCTTCTTTTTGTTGTACTTCCCCAGACATAGTCGCTATCATTTGCGCTATCTCAGATTCGAGATTTTTTTGGATAACGAGAGCTCTTTGATAGCGTCTTTTGGTTTGTGCATACAGGGCTGATTTTGATGTGAGGGCTGATTCTGTACAGGTAAAGGAAGAATTGAGTGCGTTCGAAGAAAGTCCATCAAAGAGAGCACTATCTCGGAAGATATATGCTCAGCCGGCAATAACCAATGTGGAAAGCACGAAGATGGCTATTTTTTTAGGACGTGACATAAAAAGAAGAAAAGGGAAAATTTCTACCCTCCTATTAGACCATATTTATATGACAAATGCAAATATTTCCCCTTGAAAAAACGAAAAGTGCATTATAATACTTCTACCTTATCAAGAGCAGGCGAGAGACGAAACTCGATGACCCTGCAGCAAATCGCTTCGCAATAGTACATAGTAACAGTCATAGTACCAGGAAGGAATCTTTCTTTATTATTTCTGCTTTATTCTTTATTATTTCGTAACGTAGTGCTAAAATTTCGAACGATATGGAACTCTTCTGTTCAAATATTTAAAAAACGATAAGGTAATACTTGTCGTTTTAAAAATCAAGCTAACTTTCCTTCTTTTTTCTCTCTTCTTTTTTATTTTTTCTCTTAATTAAGTTATGTTCAAAACTGCCGAATCCGTCTCCCCTGGTCACCCAGATAAAATGTGTGATCAGATCTCTGATGCCTTCCTCGATGCCTGTCTCGCAGAGGATCCACTCTCTCGTGTCGCTATCGAAGTGATGGGTGGGCACGGTATCGTCACGATAACCGGCGAACTCACGACCAATGCGTATGTCGATCCTCAGCCTATCGTCCGCAGAATCTGTGGCGAAGGTGTGGGCGTGATGGCAAATATCGTCAAACAATCGCCAGAAATCGCTCAAGGTGTCGATATGGGTGGTGCTGGTGACCAGGGAATTATGGTCGGGTATGCAACCCGCGAAACGCCTACCTATATGCCACTCGAGTATGAACTCGCAAGACGATTGAACCAATATCTGCACATCCTCCATCCCAATGATGGTAAGACACAAGTCACGATCGATGATGGACAACTCATCGCTGTCGTCGCATCATGGTGTGGTATCGCTCAGAAGAAACTCGAAAAAGAAGTCCACGACTTTCTCAAACATGAAGAACTCCTGAAATCGATGGATATCAGTGCGACGAAGTTTCACATTAACCCAGCAGGAGACTGGCATATCGGTGGATTTACGGCTGACACTGGTCTCACAGGACGCAAGCTGGCTGTCG from the Candidatus Gracilibacteria bacterium genome contains:
- a CDS encoding methionine adenosyltransferase domain-containing protein, which codes for MFKTAESVSPGHPDKMCDQISDAFLDACLAEDPLSRVAIEVMGGHGIVTITGELTTNAYVDPQPIVRRICGEGVGVMANIVKQSPEIAQGVDMGGAGDQGIMVGYATRETPTYMPLEYELARRLNQYLHILHPNDGKTQVTIDDGQLIAVVASWCGIAQKKLEKEVHDFLKHEELLKSMDISATKFHINPAGDWHIGGFTADTGLTGRKLAVDNYGPAIPLGGGAFSGKDPTKVDRSGAYKAREIAVKLLTEKGADEVLVQIAYAIGERHPVAAVAWIDGKAENLDILRDDLTPQGIITSLDLCRPIYEETARYGHFGRGYKWG